Proteins from a genomic interval of Pelagibaculum spongiae:
- a CDS encoding LysE family translocator, whose protein sequence is MNLTQQLIALGIFHWLILMSPGPDFLMMLRIALAHRLKVAFALAGGIASAIVFHTSLVVYAGQPLLEVLPFLQSWLPWLCGGYLLWIAASGWIGLNKTRQLATQTNLKAEKPIDISPRQAFNQGLLCNLLNPKAYLYFISLLTGALAGNGTTPDWFKAALVAEFSLLALIWFCLLAAMLRLPWLQTKLKNSTQALERITLALLGGFGVFLITGAAQALVQ, encoded by the coding sequence ATGAACCTGACCCAACAACTGATCGCCCTTGGTATTTTCCACTGGCTGATACTCATGTCTCCCGGCCCAGATTTTCTGATGATGCTGCGGATTGCACTGGCGCATCGCTTAAAAGTGGCCTTTGCATTAGCCGGCGGAATCGCCAGCGCCATCGTATTTCATACCTCTCTAGTGGTTTATGCCGGCCAACCTTTGCTAGAGGTCCTGCCATTTTTACAAAGCTGGCTGCCATGGCTGTGCGGCGGTTATCTGCTGTGGATCGCTGCTTCTGGATGGATCGGTTTAAACAAAACCCGCCAGCTAGCGACTCAAACAAATTTAAAAGCAGAGAAGCCGATTGATATCAGTCCACGCCAAGCATTTAACCAAGGGCTTTTGTGCAACCTGCTAAACCCCAAAGCCTATTTATATTTTATCAGTTTGTTAACCGGTGCTTTAGCAGGCAATGGCACAACCCCCGACTGGTTCAAGGCGGCTCTAGTGGCTGAATTTTCTTTGCTGGCTTTAATATGGTTTTGCTTATTGGCCGCAATGCTTCGTTTGCCTTGGTTACAAACAAAATTGAAAAACAGCACGCAGGCACTCGAGCGAATTACCCTAGCGCTGCTGGGTGGTTTTGGTGTGTTTCTGATTACTGGCGCAGCTCAAGCCTTGGTTCAGTAA
- a CDS encoding radical SAM protein — MQAATGYETGDVRPPNESKSLMLRLTRGCSWNRCKFCSLYQQQPFSIRPIEEVIADIDQLHISVKQIEAVYLANDSSKVRQLLSQVATEQRAAFHNAWNWIRHGKSSVFLQDGNSIIVKPKDMLPILQHLTTTFPSIDRITTYARSKTLFRVKVDDLITLKEHGLNRIHIGMESGSDIVLESVNKGVTKAQQVTAGKKVKQAGIELSVYFMPGLGGTEFTRENAVEAADLFNQINPDYIRIRTLSVSDQTELFEALQSGVFTQLNDEQAVDELKLFLQSFKGISSKVRSDHILNLLQEIDGSADHKEQLLIPINNYQQLPEHKRFLYRVGRRIGVYQSLEDLESPELFPYVQSAIDHNQLDYDNIDQFTKMMMTKFI; from the coding sequence ATGCAAGCTGCAACAGGTTATGAAACCGGGGATGTTCGCCCGCCTAATGAATCTAAGAGTTTAATGCTGCGATTGACCCGTGGTTGCTCGTGGAACCGCTGTAAATTCTGTTCTCTTTATCAGCAACAACCTTTCAGCATTCGACCGATCGAAGAAGTCATTGCCGATATCGATCAATTACATATTTCCGTAAAGCAAATCGAAGCCGTCTATTTAGCAAACGATAGTAGCAAGGTTCGACAATTACTTTCTCAAGTCGCTACAGAGCAAAGAGCAGCCTTTCACAATGCATGGAACTGGATTCGCCACGGTAAATCTTCGGTATTTTTACAAGATGGCAATTCAATTATCGTTAAGCCAAAAGACATGCTGCCTATTTTGCAGCATTTAACTACAACCTTTCCCAGCATTGACAGAATTACAACCTATGCTCGCTCCAAAACTCTGTTTCGAGTTAAAGTCGACGATTTGATTACTTTAAAAGAACACGGCCTAAACCGTATTCATATCGGTATGGAATCCGGCTCAGATATTGTTCTGGAAAGCGTCAACAAAGGCGTGACCAAAGCACAGCAGGTAACCGCAGGGAAGAAAGTAAAACAAGCGGGTATAGAGCTTTCAGTTTATTTTATGCCAGGGCTTGGTGGAACTGAATTCACTCGAGAAAATGCTGTAGAGGCCGCTGATTTGTTTAATCAGATTAACCCTGATTACATTCGAATCAGAACCTTATCGGTATCCGATCAGACAGAACTGTTTGAAGCCCTGCAGTCTGGAGTATTTACCCAGTTAAATGATGAACAAGCAGTCGATGAACTGAAACTGTTCCTTCAATCTTTCAAGGGAATTTCCAGCAAGGTTCGAAGTGATCATATATTAAATTTGCTGCAGGAAATCGATGGTTCAGCTGATCATAAAGAGCAACTGCTCATACCAATTAATAATTATCAACAGCTGCCTGAACACAAAAGATTTTTATATCGAGTAGGCAGGCGGATTGGCGTTTATCAGTCTTTGGAAGATCTAGAGTCGCCTGAATTGTTTCCATACGTTCAAAGCGCTATCGATCATAACCAGCTGGATTATGATAATATTGATCAATTCACCAAAATGATGATGACTAAGTTTATTTAG
- a CDS encoding glycosyltransferase: MLLERISLEAKRFSGQFDGAAFPDLSKMGEGLELIPQQILMLLDKNNYLSQNCGVFFISSIDFAMLACFDCRSYHFHHGWNEIKTTYLSDFGQNLMSILGEIFLKNIMMAHKKIHQIINDIAIESKNKRDEVEASIKHTSGVAIIHRIWLGKEVSLNRITEVLMSDLAISKIWRSFETNETISRDVKFVIWADRKLLAFEIPKYIAKYFLIYDLESLFEEFKFSFTKSPLVSHSLISAARVFILRKQYATATDILRMMVLYLYGGLYLDFEFERNHDITGRYSLSFSPSASSLRLMQSCRQMTVSKNVSSDFLISVNKKIEGAFEKDCWNFCESLENTAIYVGRSDHRWVRLVLVCIYFNISNLDEYGPRGFFYRQRQSDFFGKKDYFNDDQGCARIATNISPSISAFLNLGYYSSIDYERVCVNISMYLKKNSPDILCDFSRFLELPKEVAFLNDPTGANITPGKGRAAFLLDELGVMKFANKSWKARIPPISLDD; the protein is encoded by the coding sequence ATGCTGCTAGAAAGAATCAGTTTGGAAGCGAAGCGTTTTTCTGGGCAATTTGATGGCGCGGCTTTTCCTGATTTATCTAAGATGGGAGAGGGTCTAGAGTTGATCCCTCAACAAATTCTCATGCTATTAGATAAAAACAATTATTTAAGCCAAAATTGCGGTGTTTTTTTTATTAGTTCTATCGATTTTGCGATGTTGGCCTGTTTTGATTGTAGGTCATACCATTTTCATCATGGCTGGAATGAGATTAAAACAACGTATTTGAGTGATTTTGGCCAAAACCTTATGTCAATATTGGGTGAGATTTTTTTAAAAAACATCATGATGGCGCACAAAAAGATTCATCAAATAATTAATGATATCGCGATTGAAAGTAAAAACAAAAGAGATGAAGTAGAAGCTTCAATTAAACATACTAGCGGAGTTGCCATCATTCATCGTATTTGGTTAGGAAAAGAAGTGTCGTTAAATCGCATCACTGAAGTATTAATGTCTGATTTAGCAATTAGTAAAATATGGCGTAGCTTTGAAACCAATGAAACTATATCTAGAGATGTTAAATTTGTGATTTGGGCTGATAGAAAATTATTGGCGTTTGAAATACCGAAATATATAGCTAAATACTTTTTAATATACGATTTGGAATCACTTTTTGAAGAATTTAAGTTTAGCTTTACAAAAAGCCCCTTAGTGTCGCATTCTTTGATATCTGCCGCACGAGTTTTTATTTTAAGAAAACAATATGCAACTGCGACAGATATTCTAAGAATGATGGTGCTTTATCTCTATGGTGGCTTATATTTAGATTTTGAATTTGAGAGGAATCACGACATTACAGGTCGGTATTCTTTAAGCTTTTCGCCTTCAGCTTCGAGCTTAAGATTGATGCAGTCTTGCAGGCAAATGACCGTGTCAAAAAATGTATCGTCAGATTTTTTGATTAGTGTCAATAAAAAAATTGAAGGTGCATTTGAAAAAGATTGTTGGAATTTTTGTGAGTCATTAGAAAACACTGCTATTTACGTCGGGCGTTCTGATCATCGTTGGGTTCGGTTAGTATTGGTGTGTATTTATTTTAATATTTCTAATTTAGATGAATATGGGCCGCGAGGCTTTTTTTATAGGCAAAGGCAATCAGATTTTTTTGGTAAAAAAGATTATTTTAATGATGATCAAGGGTGTGCAAGGATAGCAACAAATATTTCACCTTCTATTTCCGCATTTTTAAACTTAGGTTATTATAGTTCTATTGATTATGAAAGAGTTTGTGTGAATATTTCTATGTATTTAAAAAAAAATAGTCCAGACATTTTATGTGATTTTAGTCGTTTTTTAGAGTTACCTAAAGAGGTGGCTTTTTTGAACGATCCGACAGGTGCTAACATTACACCGGGAAAGGGAAGGGCTGCATTTTTACTTGATGAGTTAGGTGTTATGAAGTTTGCTAATAAAAGTTGGAAGGCACGAATCCCCCCTATTAGCCTTGATGATTAA
- a CDS encoding AraC family transcriptional regulator: protein MNAKLDLTDSDMTHSDRYKMSAGMANTRPEKHPPFHLASSTSNSSNSDSSNIHKPGLEFSKANLSDFSFGKHVHLDYHIGVVSQGVQLFSSRKGIEPLAPGRIALLNPDVVHDGAAQSSDGYSLHVIRLEPQTLQSLMEDLTDKFQLQYLPDTIIDDPKLYRQLLQLHHYSQKPSSSQHPSQQAEPLAWQACWLETMASLFQQYSHLQPKTNFIKNGRGLSLKQKSYLHDYLLADLSAKHKLEDLSALFGISSFQFLRRFQASCGMTPHAYLMSLRIDFSRRLLRQGGKPAAVAAAVGFYDQSHFVHAFRKANGMTPSAYCKQL from the coding sequence ATGAACGCCAAGCTAGATCTGACAGATTCAGATATGACTCATTCTGATCGTTATAAAATGTCTGCTGGCATGGCCAACACTCGACCTGAAAAGCACCCACCATTCCACTTGGCTTCATCTACATCTAACAGCAGTAATAGCGACTCAAGTAATATCCATAAGCCTGGGCTGGAATTCTCCAAAGCCAATCTAAGCGATTTTAGTTTTGGCAAGCACGTCCATTTGGATTACCACATCGGCGTGGTCTCGCAAGGGGTGCAATTATTTTCATCCCGTAAAGGCATTGAACCATTAGCACCGGGCCGCATTGCATTGTTAAACCCAGATGTGGTGCATGATGGCGCTGCTCAATCGTCCGATGGTTATTCACTGCATGTAATTCGGTTAGAACCACAAACCTTGCAATCATTGATGGAAGATTTAACCGATAAATTTCAACTGCAATATTTGCCTGACACTATTATTGACGACCCAAAACTTTACCGTCAGCTACTACAACTTCACCATTACTCACAGAAGCCTTCAAGCTCACAACATCCTTCTCAGCAAGCCGAACCTTTGGCGTGGCAAGCATGTTGGCTAGAAACAATGGCCAGTTTGTTCCAGCAATATTCCCATTTGCAGCCAAAAACTAATTTTATTAAAAATGGACGGGGGTTATCACTTAAACAGAAAAGCTATCTTCATGACTATTTACTGGCCGATCTAAGTGCCAAACATAAGCTGGAAGATCTTTCTGCATTGTTTGGAATTAGCAGCTTTCAATTCCTGCGCCGCTTTCAAGCGAGCTGCGGCATGACACCCCATGCTTACTTAATGTCATTGCGAATCGATTTTTCTCGACGCCTACTCAGGCAAGGCGGCAAACCAGCCGCTGTTGCAGCAGCCGTTGGGTTTTATGATCAAAGCCATTTCGTACACGCCTTTCGCAAAGCTAATGGAATGACGCCTTCGGCTTATTGTAAGCAGTTATGA
- a CDS encoding YkgJ family cysteine cluster protein, translating into MKNCNQCGKCCIKYGDGALSATKEEIYLWELFNPEISEFVKNNDIWFDPKSGKKLTRCPFLEIEPKKNPLAPDLYTCSIYLNRPEDCRHYPSLISEMVRDECEMIELVDLEKPDKAQKKLDILMKDSRPSSY; encoded by the coding sequence ATGAAAAACTGCAATCAATGCGGCAAATGCTGCATCAAATATGGAGACGGCGCACTTTCAGCGACTAAAGAAGAAATTTATCTGTGGGAGCTATTTAACCCGGAGATTTCAGAATTCGTTAAAAATAATGATATTTGGTTTGATCCAAAGTCTGGCAAAAAACTAACCCGATGCCCCTTTCTAGAAATTGAACCGAAAAAAAATCCGCTAGCGCCCGATCTATATACCTGCAGCATTTACTTAAACCGACCTGAAGACTGCCGCCATTACCCCAGCCTTATTTCAGAAATGGTTCGGGATGAGTGCGAAATGATTGAATTGGTCGATTTAGAAAAACCAGATAAAGCTCAGAAAAAATTAGATATATTAATGAAAGACAGCCGACCTTCGAGTTATTAA
- a CDS encoding YkgJ family cysteine cluster protein, producing MYLINTENISKTEVSCSNCKACCCRLEVMIITDTGVPEQHIAVDQWGAETMLRLDDGWCSALDRETFMCSIYENRPWICREFEMGSYECKTERAVPVVVQFK from the coding sequence GTGTACCTTATTAATACTGAAAATATATCTAAAACAGAGGTTTCTTGTTCAAATTGCAAGGCTTGCTGTTGTCGTTTAGAGGTGATGATCATTACCGACACAGGCGTTCCTGAACAGCATATCGCTGTCGATCAATGGGGTGCTGAAACCATGTTGCGTTTGGATGATGGGTGGTGCTCAGCATTAGATCGTGAAACATTCATGTGTTCCATTTATGAAAACCGGCCTTGGATTTGTCGTGAATTCGAAATGGGCTCGTATGAATGTAAAACAGAAAGAGCGGTACCGGTTGTCGTGCAATTCAAATAA
- a CDS encoding anthranilate synthase component II, with translation MLLMIDNYDSFTYNLVQYFGELGAEVKVFRNDQITIEQIEALSPSHLVVSPGPCTPNEAGVSVAAIKHFAGKIPILGVCLGHQSLGQAFGGDVIHAKQVMHGKTSPIFHSDKGIFNSLGNPYTATRYHSLVVDKNSLPDCLEITAWTENETGEMDEIMGLRHKEYDIQGVQYHPESILSEHGHDLLKNFLDDAK, from the coding sequence ATGCTGCTGATGATCGATAACTACGATTCTTTTACCTATAACCTTGTGCAGTACTTCGGTGAGCTTGGGGCTGAGGTTAAAGTATTTCGTAATGACCAAATTACTATTGAACAGATTGAAGCGTTGTCGCCCAGTCACCTAGTTGTTTCCCCCGGCCCATGTACTCCGAATGAAGCGGGCGTATCGGTAGCAGCAATCAAACACTTCGCTGGAAAAATCCCAATTCTTGGTGTTTGCCTTGGCCACCAAAGCCTCGGCCAAGCTTTTGGTGGTGACGTAATTCATGCTAAGCAAGTGATGCATGGAAAAACATCGCCAATCTTTCATTCCGATAAAGGCATTTTCAATAGCTTGGGCAACCCTTATACCGCAACCCGATATCATTCGCTGGTGGTGGATAAAAACAGCTTGCCTGATTGTTTGGAAATAACCGCTTGGACTGAGAATGAAACGGGTGAAATGGATGAGATCATGGGTTTGAGACACAAGGAATATGATATTCAGGGGGTGCAATATCACCCGGAATCTATTCTCTCTGAGCATGGACATGACCTGTTAAAGAACTTCCTTGATGATGCAAAATAA